The following coding sequences are from one Aliarcobacter skirrowii CCUG 10374 window:
- a CDS encoding calcium/sodium antiporter has translation MIFYLLAIVLGFALLVWSADRFVDGAASTAKHLGMPSLLIGILIVGFGTSAPEMVVSAIAAYEGNPALALGNAIGSNIVNIALILGVTAIVSPIIVNSKIVKKEIPLLLLIVLFTGYLLLDNSLTLFEGVILLAAFFALILWSVYTALKSRGDSLESEMDIELKEHSMSLKLGIVWLVFGLILLIVSSRILVWGAVGVAVEFGVSDLIIGLTIVALGTSLPELAASVIAARKGEHDIAIGNVVGSNMFNLLAVIGIAVVIAPMNNIPLEVLKRDWLIMLLLTIALFAMAYGFRGRDGRINRVEGIILILCYIAYNTYLGMSLVNS, from the coding sequence ATGATATTTTATCTACTAGCAATAGTATTAGGATTTGCTCTTTTAGTTTGGAGTGCAGATAGGTTTGTAGATGGTGCTGCATCAACAGCAAAGCATCTTGGAATGCCAAGTTTATTAATAGGTATTTTAATTGTTGGATTTGGAACAAGTGCTCCTGAGATGGTTGTTTCTGCAATAGCTGCTTATGAAGGAAATCCAGCACTTGCACTTGGAAATGCTATTGGATCAAATATTGTAAATATTGCATTGATTTTAGGAGTTACAGCTATTGTCTCTCCAATAATTGTTAATTCAAAAATAGTTAAAAAAGAGATTCCACTTTTACTTCTAATCGTATTGTTTACAGGGTATTTGCTTTTGGATAATAGTTTAACACTTTTTGAAGGAGTTATACTTTTAGCAGCTTTTTTTGCACTAATTTTATGGTCTGTTTATACAGCTTTAAAAAGTAGAGGCGATAGTTTAGAAAGTGAGATGGATATAGAGTTAAAAGAGCACTCTATGAGTTTAAAACTTGGTATTGTTTGGCTTGTTTTTGGACTTATTTTATTAATAGTAAGTTCAAGAATACTTGTTTGGGGAGCTGTTGGAGTTGCTGTTGAGTTTGGGGTTAGTGATTTAATAATTGGTTTAACTATTGTAGCTTTAGGAACCTCTTTGCCTGAACTTGCAGCTTCTGTAATTGCAGCACGAAAAGGTGAACATGATATTGCTATTGGAAATGTTGTTGGATCAAATATGTTCAACCTTTTAGCAGTAATTGGAATTGCTGTTGTAATTGCACCTATGAATAATATTCCACTTGAAGTTTTAAAAAGAGATTGGCTAATTATGCTTCTTTTAACAATTGCTCTTTTTGCTATGGCTTATGGCTTTAGAGGAAGAGATGGAAGAATAAATAGAGTTGAAGGAATAATTTTAATTCTTTGTTATATCGCATACAACACATATTTAGGAATGAGTTTGGTAAATAGTTAA